A single window of Cygnus olor isolate bCygOlo1 chromosome 10, bCygOlo1.pri.v2, whole genome shotgun sequence DNA harbors:
- the PPP4R2 gene encoding serine/threonine-protein phosphatase 4 regulatory subunit 2 yields the protein MDVERLQEALKDFEKRGKKEVCPILDQFLCHVAKTGETMVQWSQFKGYFIFKLEKVMDDFRTSAPEPRGPPNPNVEYIPFEEMKERILKIVTGFNGIPFTIQRLCELLTDPRRNYTGTDKFLRGVEKNVMVVSCVYPSSEKNNSNSLNRMNGVMFPGNSPGYSDRSNVNGPGTPRPVNRPKVSLSSPMTTNGLPDSTEHKESSLQQTEDKKHSESPASESEGAQSSPVKNKHSEDDPAEAEEHEVKRLKFDKEGEARDAPNQTASSEVSLGMGEETETSSTSQDKEKDATCARQHCTEEEEEESFMSPRNTGPDRKDREKDTESSTVNEETSEESNQMEESDQSQSEKDSHSDNSEISGSGSSGADCSETEELGSYASETPENSSETPMENSEEATEVADEPMEQD from the exons GGTTCAGTGGTCTCAATTTAAAGGTTATTTTATCTTCAAACTGGAGAAAGTAATGGATGATTTCAGAACCTCAGCTCCTGAGCCAAGAGGGCCCCCCAACCCAAACGTGGAGTATATTCCCTTCGAAGAGATGAAAGAACGAATCCTGAAAATTGTCACTGGATTTAATGG CATCCCCTTCACTATTCAGCGACTCTGTGAGTTGCTGACAGATCCTAGGAGGAATTACACAGGAACAGACAAATTTCTAAGAGGTGTGGAAAAG AATGTCATGGTTGTCAGCTGTGTATATCCATCTTCAGA gaaaaacaaTTCCAATAGTTTAAACCGGATGAATGGTGTAATGTTCCCAGGAAATTCACCAGGCTACTCTGACAG atctaaTGTAAATGGCCCTGGAACTCCCAGGCCAGTAAATCGACCGAAGGTTTCTTTGTCATCTCCTATGACAACAAACGGTTTGCCAGACAGCACGGAACATAAAGAATCGAGCTTGCAGCAAACGGAAGATAAGAAACACAG TGAATCACCAGCATCTGAATCAGAAGGTGCTCAGAGCAGCCCTGTAAAAAATAAGCACTCTGAAGATGatcctgcagaagcagaagagcaTGAGGTAAAAAGACTTAAATTTGACAAGGAAGGGGAAGCCAGAGATGCACCTAATCAAACTGCTTCCAGTGAAGTTTCTTTAGGCATGggggaagagacagaaacatCCTCTACATCTcaggataaagaaaaagatgctaCTTGTGCCAGACAGCACTGtacagaggaagaggaggaag AGTCCTTCATGTCTCCCAGAAACACTGGTCCAGACAGAAAAGATCGAGAAAAAGACACTGAATCCTCAACTGTGAATGAAGAGACCTCTGAGGAGAGCAATCAAATGGAGGAGTCTGATCAGTCTCAGTCAGAGAAGGATTCACATTCAGACAACAGTGAAATTAGTGGATCTGGCAGTAGTGGAGCTGACTGCAGCGAAACTGAAGAGTTAGGGTCGTATGCTAGTGAAACTCCAGAAAATTCATCAGAGACCCCTATGGAAAACAGTGAGGAAGCCACAGAAGTTGCAGATGAACCTATGGAGCAAGACTAA